One genomic window of Sphingobacterium oryzagri includes the following:
- a CDS encoding MFS transporter, with the protein MFRKLFPLTLGGLGIGTTEFVMMGILPNIAETLQISIPKAGNLISGYALGVVIGGPLLVSLMRKLDYKISLILLGMLFLVFNGLCALSDNYYTLLCLRFFSGLPHGAFFGIGSVVAANSVPANKQARAVSLMFLGLTAANLLTVPFGTYLAIKFTWSYTFYMVALIGLVTVIAIIFFLPPTGKEITPKKTKSVPLLQKREALLILSMTAVGTAGTFAWISYIAPLMTNVAQVEQSFIPQIMILIGVGMVVGNLTGGILSDRLKPARACLILLFAISVAFLTTYFLATLPHLLLITTFITACLSMAIATPIQLLIMAHAASSKSVAAASTQAAFNVANSIGAFLGGIPLTLGFGLRSPQLVACGLALCGVLLAYKLYRSETKET; encoded by the coding sequence ATGTTTAGAAAGTTATTTCCACTGACATTAGGTGGTTTAGGTATTGGGACTACGGAATTTGTTATGATGGGTATTCTACCTAATATTGCTGAAACATTACAGATCAGCATCCCCAAAGCAGGCAACCTTATTTCCGGCTATGCGCTGGGCGTTGTTATCGGCGGACCACTCTTGGTATCGCTCATGCGCAAGCTCGATTACAAAATAAGTTTGATTCTGTTGGGTATGCTGTTTTTAGTATTTAACGGACTATGCGCATTATCCGACAACTATTATACCCTCCTGTGCTTACGATTTTTCTCCGGACTACCACATGGCGCTTTTTTCGGTATAGGATCGGTTGTAGCGGCGAACTCCGTTCCAGCAAATAAGCAAGCTAGGGCGGTTTCGCTCATGTTTTTAGGTTTGACAGCGGCCAATTTGCTAACGGTTCCTTTCGGCACCTACTTAGCGATTAAATTCACTTGGAGTTACACCTTTTACATGGTCGCTTTAATAGGTTTAGTCACGGTTATCGCAATCATATTTTTTCTCCCGCCAACCGGGAAAGAAATAACGCCTAAAAAAACGAAATCTGTACCGTTACTACAAAAACGTGAAGCATTACTTATTTTATCTATGACAGCTGTTGGTACTGCGGGAACATTTGCCTGGATAAGTTACATCGCGCCACTAATGACTAATGTGGCACAGGTTGAACAATCGTTCATACCACAAATAATGATATTAATCGGTGTTGGAATGGTTGTTGGCAATCTCACTGGAGGAATTTTGTCTGACCGACTGAAACCGGCAAGAGCATGCTTAATTTTATTGTTTGCTATATCTGTCGCGTTCTTAACGACCTATTTTCTAGCAACATTACCACATCTCCTTCTTATCACGACGTTTATAACAGCTTGTCTCTCGATGGCTATTGCCACGCCCATACAGTTACTGATTATGGCTCATGCGGCTTCTTCGAAAAGCGTTGCAGCAGCTTCGACACAGGCAGCTTTTAATGTCGCCAATTCAATAGGTGCTTTTCTTGGCGGAATCCCCCTAACATTAGGATTTGGGCTTCGTTCCCCGCAGTTAGTTGCCTGCGGACTTGCATTATGCGGTGTCTTACTTGCTTACAAACTTTATCGTTCAGAAACCAAAGAAACATAA